The Sorangiineae bacterium MSr11367 genome window below encodes:
- a CDS encoding sulfatase-like hydrolase/transferase, giving the protein MGKPSAAALAELKDLYQQKGLPEKPDIIVILTDQERYPTHWPAELVDSLTSWKRLQKHGLTFDRAYTSACMCTPSRGVMLTSNYSNLTGLTMTPSTLSYANPRIPKIAALMQAQGYDTVWKGKWHLSQPADIMQWTQLDVANLQEQYGFSGWNPPDAGTVTGLSTYDSWATAGSGKPGHVNAANDRRYLRKDGEGVEAHGFGEGALEFLEARAAGRQRKDPAALRPFLMFMSFVNPHDINFFPWGWQSFGYTKNDIELGIKLPDNAVDTLLTKPTIQTHIRDVLNACQAIIGQETLTGGAHGLPGDPHGIQLDPINNIHNYINFYAYMTKYANDRVNEFLDVVEACRFTKDALIIRTSDHGEMGLSHGMREKCYNVYEETIHIPLVISNPRLFEGPQNTEALYAHVDFLPTLLDLAGGSGVYPLMKGKSLTPVIFHNSVGVQDSVLFCYDDESGNISDLQYLSHIRAIRYGQFTYAVYFSPNLPGQYQYELYDLEKDTPQMNNLLFQPHQATEPVKVLWRKLQELLNGKLIEAGQTPFPPVR; this is encoded by the coding sequence ATGGGAAAGCCATCCGCCGCGGCATTGGCTGAACTGAAGGATCTGTACCAACAGAAGGGATTGCCGGAGAAACCCGACATCATCGTTATTCTTACGGATCAGGAACGTTACCCGACCCATTGGCCAGCTGAATTGGTGGACTCGCTCACGAGTTGGAAGCGGCTTCAGAAACACGGCCTGACCTTCGATCGGGCCTACACCTCGGCTTGCATGTGCACGCCCTCGCGCGGTGTGATGCTGACCAGCAACTACAGCAACCTCACCGGGCTGACGATGACGCCTAGCACGCTGTCGTATGCCAATCCGCGAATCCCGAAGATCGCCGCGTTGATGCAAGCGCAGGGCTACGACACGGTTTGGAAAGGCAAATGGCATCTGTCGCAGCCGGCCGACATCATGCAATGGACGCAATTGGATGTTGCCAACCTGCAGGAGCAATACGGCTTCTCCGGTTGGAACCCGCCGGATGCTGGCACCGTGACCGGCTTGTCCACGTACGATTCTTGGGCCACGGCGGGTTCCGGCAAGCCGGGACACGTCAATGCCGCCAACGACAGGCGTTACCTGCGCAAAGACGGCGAGGGGGTAGAAGCCCACGGCTTCGGCGAGGGCGCCCTCGAGTTCCTGGAAGCGCGTGCCGCGGGCCGGCAGAGAAAGGACCCCGCCGCCCTTCGGCCGTTCCTGATGTTCATGTCGTTCGTGAATCCGCACGACATCAATTTCTTTCCCTGGGGCTGGCAGAGCTTCGGCTACACCAAAAACGACATCGAGCTGGGCATCAAGCTGCCGGACAACGCCGTGGATACCCTGCTCACCAAACCTACGATCCAGACGCATATCCGCGACGTCCTGAACGCGTGCCAAGCGATCATCGGCCAGGAGACGCTGACCGGAGGTGCGCACGGACTACCGGGGGATCCTCATGGGATCCAGCTGGATCCGATCAACAACATTCACAACTACATCAACTTCTACGCCTACATGACCAAGTACGCGAATGACCGCGTCAACGAGTTCCTGGACGTGGTGGAGGCCTGTCGCTTCACCAAGGACGCGCTGATCATCCGCACCTCGGACCACGGCGAAATGGGGCTATCGCACGGCATGCGCGAAAAGTGTTACAACGTCTACGAGGAGACTATTCACATTCCCCTGGTGATCTCGAATCCGAGGCTGTTCGAGGGGCCGCAGAATACCGAGGCGCTCTACGCCCACGTCGACTTTTTGCCGACGTTGCTGGACTTGGCGGGCGGCTCGGGCGTGTACCCGCTGATGAAGGGGAAGAGCCTGACACCGGTCATTTTCCATAACAGCGTCGGGGTGCAGGACTCGGTGCTGTTTTGCTACGACGACGAGTCGGGGAACATCAGCGATCTGCAGTACCTCTCCCATATTCGGGCGATCCGTTACGGGCAATTTACATATGCGGTCTATTTCTCCCCGAATCTACCAGGCCAATACCAGTACGAGCTGTACGATCTGGAGAAGGACACCCCGCAGATGAACAACTTGCTGTTCCAGCCGCACCAGGCCACCGAGCCGGTGAAGGTGCTTTGGCGCAAGCTGCAGGAGCTGCTGAACGGAAAGCTGATCGAGGCGGGCCAGACACCATTCCCGCCGGTCCGCTAA
- a CDS encoding phosphodiester glycosidase family protein: protein MLRNLSLATFLIACPACTCGGTHPAEAEVPRASEPPVEAAHDAASHPAQNVVRAGVEAYPVRHFSYALADVNVSIEDAGMRPSLAPMLERPDALLAVNGGFFDSNGKALGLAISQGHSLAPFAPRLSGGVFGIEGERGWLSETESFVAPSKVDFAVQCRPRLVVDGKVNIRSDDGKRAERTAICLREHGTVLDFFIVRSDQTDHMLGPSLFALAQHLAEFGCEEALNLDGGPSTGAAFWQDGKVQHLPPRGPIRHAIVVRARQGRMNDASTLGVEN, encoded by the coding sequence GTGTTGCGGAATCTCTCCCTTGCAACGTTCTTGATCGCCTGTCCCGCTTGCACCTGTGGAGGTACGCACCCGGCCGAGGCCGAGGTGCCGCGGGCGAGCGAGCCGCCGGTGGAGGCGGCACACGACGCCGCGTCGCACCCCGCCCAGAACGTCGTGCGCGCGGGGGTCGAGGCTTACCCGGTTCGGCATTTTTCGTATGCGCTCGCAGACGTGAACGTGAGCATCGAGGACGCTGGGATGCGCCCATCCCTTGCGCCGATGCTCGAACGGCCCGATGCCTTGCTGGCCGTCAACGGCGGCTTTTTCGACTCGAACGGGAAGGCATTGGGGCTCGCCATCTCGCAGGGGCATTCGCTCGCGCCGTTTGCTCCGCGGCTTTCGGGTGGCGTGTTCGGCATCGAGGGCGAGCGCGGGTGGCTCTCGGAAACGGAGTCGTTCGTCGCACCGTCCAAGGTCGATTTCGCCGTTCAGTGTCGCCCCCGGCTCGTCGTAGATGGCAAAGTCAATATTCGAAGTGACGACGGAAAGCGCGCCGAGCGGACCGCCATCTGCTTGCGCGAACACGGCACGGTCCTCGACTTTTTCATCGTGCGCAGCGACCAGACGGACCACATGCTTGGCCCCTCGCTTTTTGCACTCGCGCAACATCTGGCGGAATTCGGCTGCGAAGAAGCGCTCAACCTCGATGGTGGTCCCTCGACGGGCGCAGCCTTCTGGCAAGACGGCAAAGTTCAACACCTTCCGCCGCGGGGACCCATCCGTCACGCGATCGTCGTACGCGCGCGGCAAGGAAGGATGAACGACGCGTCGACCCTCGGCGTCGAAAACTGA
- a CDS encoding DUF1097 domain-containing protein has protein sequence MSQAVSNVPKPFQFHSITVISAVVAAVTTFVTLTAALPAWAMFLGWVGYSTSGQTVREGIANLVSFLLGVVFGVGTALLIAFLTPWLGDAATPVAIFGDVVVVLSLRAVPHVNNPLAYFLGLISFFASMLAPSASTLGVLAIAGVIGALGAGTASCIQSRVFPSREAV, from the coding sequence ATGAGCCAAGCGGTTTCCAACGTCCCCAAGCCGTTCCAGTTCCATTCGATCACGGTCATCAGTGCCGTGGTGGCCGCCGTCACCACGTTCGTCACCCTCACCGCCGCATTGCCAGCTTGGGCGATGTTCCTTGGCTGGGTAGGGTACAGCACCAGCGGCCAAACGGTCCGCGAAGGAATCGCCAACCTCGTTTCGTTTCTGTTGGGCGTCGTCTTCGGAGTAGGAACCGCGTTGCTGATCGCATTCCTGACCCCGTGGCTCGGCGATGCCGCCACGCCGGTGGCGATCTTCGGCGACGTGGTCGTCGTGCTGAGCCTCCGCGCGGTGCCCCATGTCAACAACCCGCTCGCGTACTTCCTGGGTCTCATCAGCTTCTTTGCCTCCATGCTGGCGCCGTCCGCTTCGACGTTGGGCGTTCTGGCCATCGCAGGAGTGATTGGCGCTCTCGGCGCGGGAACCGCGAGCTGCATCCAGTCCCGCGTGTTCCCCTCCCGCGAGGCCGTGTAA